From one Cucurbita pepo subsp. pepo cultivar mu-cu-16 chromosome LG17, ASM280686v2, whole genome shotgun sequence genomic stretch:
- the LOC111779102 gene encoding UMP-CMP kinase 3-like isoform X2, protein METVVDASTSEEANGSAVEKKPTVVFVLGGPGSGKGTQCAYIVEHFGFSHFSAGDLLRAEMNSGSENGLMIRSMINEGKIVPSDVTVNLLQQAMEESGNDKFLIDGFPRNEENRAAFEAVTGIEPAFVLFFNCPKEEMERRILNRNQGREDDNIETARKRFKVFLESSLPVVEYYESIGKLQKIDAARPIEEVFESVKTVFASINEKED, encoded by the exons ATGGAAACGGTCGTGGATGCATCCACCAGTGAG GAAGCAAATGGAAGTGCAGTTGAGAAGAAGCCTACAGTTGTCTTTGTTCTAG GTGGTCCGGGCAGTGGAAAGGGGACACAATGTGCATACATTGTTGAGCACTTTGGTTTTTCCCATTTTAGTGCTGGTGATCTTCTTAGGGCAGAAATGAATTCTGGTTCTGAAAATGG TCTAATGATCAGAAGTATGATCAATGAAGGGAAGATTGTTCCTTCTGATGTAACAGTAAATCTTCTCCAGCAAGCAATGGAGGAAAGTGGGAACGACAAATTTCTTATAGATGGTTTTCCACGTAATGAGGAAAACCGTGCTGCTTTCGAGGCTGTT ACTGGTATAGAGCCAGCTTTTGTCCTGTTTTTCAATTGCCCCAAAGAGGAAATGGAGAGGCGCATCTTAAATAGGAATCAG GGAAGAGAGGATGATAATATTGAGACAGCTCGCAAGCGTTTCAAGGTTTTCTTAGAGTCTAGTCTCCCTGTAGTTGAGTATTATGAATCTATCGGGAAACTTCAGAAG ATTGATGCTGCAAGGCCAATTGAAGAAGTATTCGAGTCGGTGAAAACTGTTTTTGCATCGATAAATGAGAAG GAGGATTGA
- the LOC111779102 gene encoding UMP-CMP kinase 3-like isoform X1: protein METVVDASTSEEANGSAVEKKPTVVFVLGGPGSGKGTQCAYIVEHFGFSHFSAGDLLRAEMNSGSENGLMIRSMINEGKIVPSDVTVNLLQQAMEESGNDKFLIDGFPRNEENRAAFEAVTGIEPAFVLFFNCPKEEMERRILNRNQGREDDNIETARKRFKVFLESSLPVVEYYESIGKLQKIDAARPIEEVFESVKTVFASINEKVKPHGRAQKKFTLLKLQLKWKMNLLRNGVCKGY from the exons ATGGAAACGGTCGTGGATGCATCCACCAGTGAG GAAGCAAATGGAAGTGCAGTTGAGAAGAAGCCTACAGTTGTCTTTGTTCTAG GTGGTCCGGGCAGTGGAAAGGGGACACAATGTGCATACATTGTTGAGCACTTTGGTTTTTCCCATTTTAGTGCTGGTGATCTTCTTAGGGCAGAAATGAATTCTGGTTCTGAAAATGG TCTAATGATCAGAAGTATGATCAATGAAGGGAAGATTGTTCCTTCTGATGTAACAGTAAATCTTCTCCAGCAAGCAATGGAGGAAAGTGGGAACGACAAATTTCTTATAGATGGTTTTCCACGTAATGAGGAAAACCGTGCTGCTTTCGAGGCTGTT ACTGGTATAGAGCCAGCTTTTGTCCTGTTTTTCAATTGCCCCAAAGAGGAAATGGAGAGGCGCATCTTAAATAGGAATCAG GGAAGAGAGGATGATAATATTGAGACAGCTCGCAAGCGTTTCAAGGTTTTCTTAGAGTCTAGTCTCCCTGTAGTTGAGTATTATGAATCTATCGGGAAACTTCAGAAG ATTGATGCTGCAAGGCCAATTGAAGAAGTATTCGAGTCGGTGAAAACTGTTTTTGCATCGATAAATGAGAAGGTAAAGCCCCATGGTCGTGCCCAGAAGAAATTTACTCTATTAAAACTCCaactaaaatggaaaatgaaccTTTTACGAAATGGAGTTTGCAAAGGGTATTGA